The genomic segment TTTTACCAGTGTGGTTTTTCCGACGCCCGGCACATCCTCTAAAAGAACATGCCCGCCGGTGAGATATGCGGTAATAAAAAGACGGAGAACATCCTTCTTCCCTTTAATCGCTTTTTCCAGTGCGGAAAGAAGCCGTTCCGCCGTTTTTTCGGTATTCATAGCGGAGATTATAGCATAGTATGCGGAACACCTCAACTTTATAAAAAGGAGTACCGTCCAATACTATTCGTGGTGATGTTCCCCATGATGATTGCATTGAGCGTTCGGATTATCCTGTAATGTGCCTGCTAAAAATGCTGCAACAGCTTCATCCGGAGATCCGGTAAGGCCGGCAAGCTGATGAATTCCGGCGTTGTTCAGCGCATCAATCGCACCCTGTCCGCGGTTTCCTAAGATGAGCGTTTCAACTCCAAGGCTTTTAAGATAGGTTGCCAAATCGTGATGACCGAAACCGCCGTTATCGATCACTTCAGTTTTCGTTACTTTTCCGGCTTCAATTGTGTAAACCTTAAAATGCTCTGTTTTTCCAAAATGCTGGAAAATCGAATTCGTTAAAATATCATAAGTCGCTGCGATTTTCATATTTTGAATTATATCATAATCATTAAGGTCTGTCTAAAGATTCCTATAAATTCGACAACCGCAGCCTTTATCAAAAGGCGAGGATTGGCGAATTGCCGCACTTTTGCAACGAAATGAAAAAGTGCAATCAATAGGCGATGTTTGCATTAGCAAACTCGCAGTGTTTTTCAGCCGCGCTATTTTAGCGGATGAAAATAAACGTTGGTATTACGGCTCAATATAATCTAAATCTAAGAGCGGCACTCACTACAAATTATTCATTAACCACTTTCCAGTCTTTTATCGTTCTCGTCTTTTCATCAAAGGAACTTCCAATGAGCACTATTTTCTTCCCACTCGCCATGTACTGGGCGGCATAGTTCTGTTCTTTTATCTGATTGATGGCATCTTCCGCACTGCCGTTACCGCTTAGCTTAAACTCGAAGAGATAGATTATTTCTGTTGTCTTTACTATACAATCTATTCTGCCCGTCGAACAGTGCACTTCCGTCTGCACAAACTGCCCCATCAGCGCAAAGATGAGGTACACCGCTGTTTGATAGTTTTGTTCCCGCAGTTTCAACTTTTGTTCAGTCAGGCTATCATACGGAATACCGGCGATAATCGACTGCATCCGCTCCATAAAGCTATTCACATCACCCTTGCGGATGTCTTGTACAAACCGTCCAACCCATACCCCTGTTTGGCCGAATGGTACATCAGAATATGCAGGTAAAAGGTTATGCAAAAAGCCATACCGAACCTCATCATTCGGAAAGCCCAGCCGGTAGAGCCTCAGATCTTTTATATATTCCTTGATAGTGAGGTAGCCAGCCTGAAATAAAATCGGTAACGTATCTTGAGCAATAGCCCGATACGTTTGCAGCCCATCTTCATCCAGCTCAACATTTCCATCGAGGTCGGGAATATAATAGTGAGCTTCTTTGAGGTAATTAACCAGAAAAGTCGGCGTTCCCGTACTGAACCAGTAGCTTTTGATTTCTTTATCATCAAAGGCATTGAGAATACTATAAGGATTATACATTCCTTCCCCTGCCGGATGGAAGAGATAGCCGTCATACCATTGCTTTAAGGCAGCAAGCGTCTGCGGATAGTTAAGATTTTGCTTTTCTGCAAGCGCTTGTATTTCGTGTTGAAAATTTGCTTCCAGCTCTTTTTGACTAATACCGCAAATACCTGCATACGTTTCATGTATGCTAATATCTTTCAAATTATTCAGATCACTAAAAATACTGATCTTGCTGAACTTTGTAACGCCGGTGAGAAAAGCAAAGCGGATATATTCATCACAGGTTTTTATGACAGAGTAAAAAGCTTTAAGCGCATTGCGGTATTGTTCATTCAGCGCTTCATTAACTCCCATCGTTTGCAACAGGGGCTTATCGTATTCGTCTACCAGAATGACTACCTGCTTGCCGGTTTGTTTAAAAAGAGCTGCGATAAGCAATCTAAACCGATCTTCCGGTGCTTCTGCTGTTTTTGGTATAGCGTACCGGGCTTCCCATTCGTTCAGATGGAGATTGAGAATATCTACAAGTGCCTGCTCATTTATATAATTTTTTGTATTAAAATCCAGATAGAGTACCGGATATTTTTGCCATGCAGCTCGGTTTTCTTGTACCGCTTGCTCCTCTTCGGCTTTTTCAAGATATAAACCCTTGAACAGCTCTTTTTGTCCAAGGAAATATGCTGCTAATGTTGAAA from the Treponema medium genome contains:
- a CDS encoding NifB/NifX family molybdenum-iron cluster-binding protein — translated: MKIAATYDILTNSIFQHFGKTEHFKVYTIEAGKVTKTEVIDNGGFGHHDLATYLKSLGVETLILGNRGQGAIDALNNAGIHQLAGLTGSPDEAVAAFLAGTLQDNPNAQCNHHGEHHHE
- a CDS encoding ATP-binding protein, which gives rise to MNITQKLPIGVQSFKVLRTDHYLYVDKTDYLFRLVQGGRVYFLSRPRRFGKSLFLSTLAAYFLGQKELFKGLYLEKAEEEQAVQENRAAWQKYPVLYLDFNTKNYINEQALVDILNLHLNEWEARYAIPKTAEAPEDRFRLLIAALFKQTGKQVVILVDEYDKPLLQTMGVNEALNEQYRNALKAFYSVIKTCDEYIRFAFLTGVTKFSKISIFSDLNNLKDISIHETYAGICGISQKELEANFQHEIQALAEKQNLNYPQTLAALKQWYDGYLFHPAGEGMYNPYSILNAFDDKEIKSYWFSTGTPTFLVNYLKEAHYYIPDLDGNVELDEDGLQTYRAIAQDTLPILFQAGYLTIKEYIKDLRLYRLGFPNDEVRYGFLHNLLPAYSDVPFGQTGVWVGRFVQDIRKGDVNSFMERMQSIIAGIPYDSLTEQKLKLREQNYQTAVYLIFALMGQFVQTEVHCSTGRIDCIVKTTEIIYLFEFKLSGNGSAEDAINQIKEQNYAAQYMASGKKIVLIGSSFDEKTRTIKDWKVVNE